One Ardenticatenales bacterium DNA segment encodes these proteins:
- a CDS encoding DUF2723 domain-containing protein has protein sequence MQSRWPNPLALLGAVPALVLGLALTRLLYDLLFPLPWLGQPLPVASVALLFAVAGALVWQSLFRRRHNWLAATLPFLPFYLNLLTLLDPAPDLARARFLFAAALWLSCAAAIADARRPWTLLVALLIGAAALYLPTMPHTVGRADTFEFQVVAPRLGIVHPTGYPLYLLLGKLFTLIIPVGSPAWRLNLASAVYGLAALVFVYLLGRALHGRDAPALAGAAALALTPTFWSQAIEAEVYTLHLLFVAAILFLLVRWLRQGPPSGARGWLLLPFLLGLGLTNHLTTVFLLPPALLTLFYLRRAWPRRLSFWAGMLLAFLLPLLLYAYLPLRWAAVNGEPMGWSRFWDWVVGGRFQGALQWLAWWRDPARYAVVGRLFLAEWGWFGLAWAAAGWLLLLRRQPRAVTVLLLAWLGYTFYALNYYVPDLSVFLLPAQLVIAIGWGAVALWLGRRPAVVPAIALAALIAPILLAAAQWSALDRSGDDGLTTWGRAVLALPLETGAAILADSEKIAPLYYLQQAEGVRPDLDILVLPDEATYRAELDARLAQGQAVYLARFLPGLEGVYHLGSLGPLLAVREKGVREMPASTTPTALSFPQNIHLSGYQLQPQSPYDPAHAALTLYWRADAPVNENQYVYIRWTNGSITTAPLPPTGRHPANNDYPTAAWEPGEIVADFHDLPRPILPQDAPFQLQVALAPPFTHPDALSWQVVTTVTMPATDPQQLTTQPRRALIGPVALTGLDAPAQIRPQTPLPLTLTGFAPDPASLARLEWSLSAAPEFSPRAFAPPPAFAPRPFAWSATLDTDLPPGTYQIVARAPDSGARCGWLRPSRAGCVVGEVTISGAPLPPGATNFGDKIALLQADVSSMTLTPGGQLGVDLTWQALAPMSENYTVFVQVLDAEDRIVGQVDAWPLQGTFPTGQWQPGQTVADPYVVSLAPDLRPGPYRLQVGFYLLATLQRLPVLDAGGVPVDDHYLLSGLEVRGGE, from the coding sequence ATGCAATCCCGATGGCCTAACCCCCTGGCGCTCCTGGGCGCTGTGCCCGCGCTGGTCCTGGGGCTGGCGCTCACCCGCCTCCTCTACGACCTGCTTTTTCCCCTGCCCTGGCTGGGGCAACCCTTGCCTGTCGCCAGTGTCGCCCTCCTCTTCGCCGTGGCGGGCGCGCTTGTCTGGCAATCCCTTTTCCGCCGCCGCCACAACTGGCTCGCGGCCACGCTCCCCTTCCTCCCCTTCTATCTCAATCTCCTCACCCTGCTTGATCCCGCGCCCGACCTGGCGCGCGCCCGCTTCCTTTTCGCCGCCGCCCTCTGGCTGTCCTGCGCCGCCGCCATCGCCGACGCGCGTCGTCCCTGGACACTCCTCGTCGCCCTGCTCATCGGCGCAGCCGCGCTCTACCTGCCCACCATGCCCCACACCGTAGGCCGCGCCGACACGTTCGAGTTTCAGGTCGTCGCCCCGCGCCTGGGCATTGTCCACCCCACCGGCTACCCGCTCTACCTCCTCCTGGGCAAACTCTTTACCCTGATCATCCCCGTGGGCAGCCCTGCCTGGCGGCTCAATCTGGCATCCGCCGTTTATGGCCTTGCCGCCCTCGTCTTCGTCTACTTACTGGGGCGGGCGCTGCATGGCCGCGACGCGCCCGCCCTGGCCGGGGCCGCCGCCCTGGCCCTCACGCCCACCTTCTGGAGCCAGGCCATCGAGGCCGAGGTCTATACGCTGCACCTGCTTTTCGTGGCCGCCATCCTGTTCTTGCTCGTGCGCTGGCTGCGCCAGGGGCCGCCGTCCGGCGCGCGCGGCTGGCTGCTGCTGCCGTTCCTGTTAGGCCTCGGCCTGACCAATCATCTGACTACCGTTTTCCTCCTGCCGCCCGCGCTCCTCACCCTGTTCTACCTGCGCCGCGCCTGGCCCCGTCGCCTTTCTTTTTGGGCGGGAATGCTGCTCGCCTTTTTGCTGCCACTGCTGCTTTACGCCTACCTGCCGCTGCGCTGGGCCGCCGTCAATGGGGAGCCGATGGGATGGTCCCGCTTTTGGGATTGGGTCGTTGGCGGGCGTTTCCAGGGGGCGTTGCAATGGCTGGCCTGGTGGCGTGACCCGGCGCGCTATGCCGTTGTGGGGCGGCTGTTTCTGGCGGAATGGGGCTGGTTTGGTCTGGCGTGGGCAGCGGCGGGGTGGTTGCTGCTGCTGCGCCGTCAGCCGCGCGCGGTAACGGTGTTGCTGCTGGCGTGGTTGGGCTACACGTTTTACGCGCTCAATTATTATGTGCCGGACCTTTCCGTTTTCTTATTGCCGGCACAACTGGTCATCGCCATCGGTTGGGGAGCGGTGGCGCTCTGGCTGGGCCGCCGCCCCGCCGTTGTCCCGGCCATCGCTCTGGCCGCGTTGATCGCGCCGATCCTGCTGGCGGCGGCGCAATGGTCGGCGCTGGACCGTTCCGGGGACGATGGCCTGACGACCTGGGGGCGGGCGGTGCTGGCGCTGCCGCTGGAGACGGGTGCGGCGATTCTGGCGGACAGCGAGAAAATCGCCCCGCTTTACTACCTGCAGCAGGCGGAGGGCGTGCGCCCCGACCTGGATATTTTGGTGCTGCCGGATGAGGCGACGTATCGCGCGGAACTGGATGCGCGGCTGGCGCAAGGGCAGGCGGTTTATCTGGCGCGTTTTTTGCCGGGGCTGGAGGGAGTTTATCATCTGGGTTCGCTGGGGCCGTTGTTGGCGGTGCGGGAGAAGGGGGTGCGGGAAATGCCGGCATCTACCACCCCCACCGCACTCTCCTTCCCGCAAAACATCCACCTGTCCGGATACCAGTTGCAGCCCCAATCCCCCTATGACCCCGCCCACGCCGCCCTTACGCTCTACTGGCGCGCCGATGCCCCCGTCAACGAGAACCAATACGTCTACATTCGTTGGACCAACGGCAGCATCACCACCGCCCCCCTCCCGCCCACGGGCCGGCATCCGGCCAACAACGACTACCCCACCGCCGCCTGGGAGCCGGGCGAAATCGTGGCCGATTTCCACGACTTGCCCCGCCCCATCTTGCCCCAGGACGCCCCCTTTCAGCTACAGGTCGCCCTGGCCCCGCCCTTCACCCATCCTGATGCGCTCTCCTGGCAGGTGGTCACGACGGTGACGATGCCGGCAACGGACCCGCAACAACTGACCACGCAACCACGGCGGGCGCTGATTGGCCCCGTCGCCCTCACCGGATTGGATGCGCCCGCGCAAATACGCCCACAAACGCCGCTGCCCCTCACCCTCACGGGATTCGCGCCCGATCCGGCCAGTCTGGCGCGGTTGGAATGGTCACTGTCTGCCGCGCCCGAATTCTCGCCGCGGGCGTTTGCGCCGCCGCCCGCGTTTGCGCCGCGCCCCTTTGCCTGGTCCGCGACGCTGGATACGGACCTGCCGCCCGGAACCTACCAGATCGTGGCGCGCGCGCCGGACAGTGGCGCGCGCTGTGGCTGGCTGCGCCCATCCCGCGCCGGCTGCGTCGTGGGGGAAGTGACCATCAGCGGCGCGCCGTTGCCTCCGGGGGCCACCAATTTTGGGGACAAGATCGCTTTGCTCCAGGCTGACGTCTCCAGCATGACGCTCACGCCCGGCGGCCAACTAGGCGTGGACCTGACGTGGCAGGCACTGGCTCCCATGAGCGAGAATTACACCGTTTTTGTGCAGGTTTTGGATGCGGAGGACCGCATTGTGGGGCAGGTGGATGCCTGGCCGCTGCAAGGAACGTTTCCGACCGGCCAATGGCAGCCCGGTCAGACGGTTGCGGACCCTTATGTGGTCTCGCTGGCGCCGGACCTGCGACCGGGGCCGTATCGCCTTCAGGTGGGGTTCTATTTGCTGGCGACGTTGCAGCGGCTGCCGGTGCTGGATGCCGGGGGCGTGCCCGTGGATGACCATTATTTGCTCAGTGGCCTGGAAGTGCGCGGCGGCGAATGA
- a CDS encoding uracil-DNA glycosylase — translation MPVQYSLFDAPPPEEPSYGTLAALVERMMKMEDDPLFPAGTNMVIYRGNPQARFMIIGEAPGTEEDRQGKPFVGRSGQLLDQMLHAIHLDPEQDVFITNAVFRLPPGDGGKPLRKPTSDEIQFYKPFLLEIIRLVDPVLMLLTGNVATESLLGITGITRLRGQWFPWDNRWTMPIFHPAYLLRNPSRQPGQPKALTWGDLQEARRKYDELMGQA, via the coding sequence ATGCCTGTTCAGTACAGTTTGTTTGATGCGCCGCCGCCGGAGGAACCCAGTTACGGGACGTTGGCGGCGCTGGTGGAGCGGATGATGAAAATGGAGGATGACCCTTTGTTTCCTGCCGGCACAAACATGGTCATCTATCGCGGCAATCCCCAGGCCCGCTTCATGATCATCGGCGAAGCGCCGGGCACGGAAGAAGACCGCCAGGGCAAACCCTTTGTCGGACGCTCCGGGCAGCTTCTCGACCAGATGCTGCACGCCATCCACCTCGACCCGGAACAGGACGTATTCATCACCAACGCCGTCTTTCGCCTCCCCCCCGGAGACGGTGGCAAGCCCCTGCGCAAACCCACCTCCGACGAAATCCAGTTCTACAAGCCTTTCTTGCTGGAAATAATCCGCCTGGTAGACCCCGTGCTCATGCTGCTCACGGGAAACGTGGCGACTGAATCGCTGCTGGGCATAACGGGCATTACCCGATTACGTGGGCAGTGGTTTCCCTGGGACAACCGCTGGACCATGCCCATTTTTCATCCCGCCTACCTGCTACGCAACCCCTCGCGCCAACCGGGACAACCGAAAGCCCTCACCTGGGGCGACCTGCAAGAAGCGCGCCGCAAATACGACGAGCTTATGGGCCAAGCATGA
- a CDS encoding class I SAM-dependent methyltransferase, translating into MTDRHSDKAALRGEPGYVWRSGQDRRLAMIRQWTDLRGRVLDNGCGMGTYLRAFAPYCRHRFGLEVEHERATIAAAHANGVVQGVGEWLPFPDETFDFILSNEVIEHVQDDARYLAEMVRVCRPGGRILLFCPNRWYPVEQHGIYWRGEYHFGNIPLVNYLPDPLRNRLAPHVRAYTARALRRLVRPLPVRVLHHSRIFGGYDNIERRHPRLGRWLKSALYTAEKTPLQALGISHLLVLEKTG; encoded by the coding sequence ATGACTGACCGCCACTCTGACAAAGCCGCCCTGCGCGGCGAACCGGGATACGTCTGGCGCTCCGGGCAGGATCGCCGCCTCGCCATGATCCGCCAATGGACGGATTTGCGCGGGCGTGTGCTGGACAATGGCTGTGGCATGGGGACATATTTGCGCGCATTTGCTCCGTATTGCCGGCACCGTTTTGGCCTGGAAGTCGAACATGAGCGGGCGACGATAGCGGCGGCGCACGCCAACGGCGTCGTGCAGGGCGTCGGAGAATGGCTGCCCTTCCCTGACGAGACGTTCGATTTCATCCTCAGCAATGAGGTGATCGAACACGTCCAGGACGACGCCCGTTACCTGGCGGAAATGGTGCGCGTTTGCCGTCCGGGTGGGCGCATCCTCCTTTTTTGCCCGAATCGCTGGTATCCGGTGGAGCAGCACGGCATCTACTGGCGCGGCGAATACCACTTTGGCAACATCCCGCTCGTCAACTACCTGCCCGACCCGCTGCGTAACCGCCTCGCCCCGCACGTCCGCGCCTACACCGCGCGCGCGCTGCGCCGCCTCGTCCGTCCGCTGCCCGTGCGCGTCCTGCACCATAGCCGCATTTTTGGCGGCTACGATAACATTGAGCGGCGGCATCCTCGCCTGGGACGCTGGCTGAAATCTGCCCTATACACGGCGGAAAAGACGCCGCTGCAAGCGTTAGGCATTTCTCATCTGCTCGTTTTGGAGAAAACGGGCTGA
- a CDS encoding N-formylglutamate amidohydrolase, producing the protein MTDPLPIAIILPHAGYRIPPELSGRVALTEAQVFNEADAYADQLFDFRDRVRHWLCFPYARAVIDVNRLPDVAANRQGDGIVKRRTSYGAPVYLPGQEPDAALEQALVARYWQPWHQQLAAVAADEQVRLVIDAHTMAAMGPSQYDDPAQARPRLMLGNWGDANGEQRPGFASPTAPASLMRQWAETMEPLFTDFPLLVESGAVVALNHPFYGGADLRLHGGRWQPWIMMEISRALYVGAQDGDTPIVAPDPWRIAEIRARLWRGISALARDFEEVGFLA; encoded by the coding sequence ATGACGGACCCACTCCCTATTGCTATTATCCTCCCGCACGCGGGTTACCGGATTCCGCCCGAATTATCGGGGCGCGTGGCGCTCACGGAAGCGCAGGTTTTCAACGAAGCGGACGCCTACGCGGACCAGTTGTTTGATTTCCGCGACCGGGTGCGGCATTGGCTCTGTTTCCCCTATGCGCGAGCGGTGATTGACGTGAATCGCCTGCCGGATGTGGCCGCCAATCGCCAGGGAGACGGCATCGTCAAGCGGCGCACATCGTATGGCGCGCCGGTCTATCTTCCCGGACAAGAACCGGATGCGGCGTTGGAGCAGGCTTTGGTAGCCCGCTATTGGCAGCCGTGGCATCAACAACTGGCGGCGGTGGCCGCCGATGAGCAGGTGCGGCTGGTCATTGACGCGCACACGATGGCGGCCATGGGGCCTTCTCAATACGATGACCCCGCGCAGGCGCGCCCGCGGCTCATGTTGGGCAATTGGGGAGACGCGAACGGCGAACAGCGCCCCGGGTTTGCCTCGCCCACCGCGCCCGCGTCCTTGATGCGGCAGTGGGCGGAAACGATGGAACCTCTGTTCACGGATTTTCCGCTGCTGGTGGAGAGTGGCGCGGTGGTGGCGTTGAACCATCCGTTTTATGGTGGCGCGGACCTGCGTCTGCACGGTGGGCGGTGGCAGCCGTGGATCATGATGGAAATTAGCCGCGCGCTGTACGTGGGCGCGCAGGATGGAGATACGCCGATTGTTGCGCCTGACCCGTGGCGGATTGCGGAGATTCGGGCGCGGTTGTGGCGCGGTATCAGCGCGTTGGCGCGTGATTTTGAGGAAGTGGGTTTTCTGGCGTGA
- a CDS encoding M20/M25/M40 family metallo-hydrolase — MGASSSQALPTIVPSAVRVLTLDDLRAQAARPVNFGGDAPVGLALNPEIVAMLEEVSRQNLIAYVRQLESFGTRNTFSAIDQPDFGIGAARDWILSEMTRVGGGRLQVSFQDYPMAFEGVSNTQRNVVGVLPGTGWHAGVVVMVANYDTRAEDWLDGESLAPGADDNASGVAALLEVARVMSAREWSQTVIFVATTAEEQGTYGARNFVQTALANGVRIDAAINNDMVGGRAGIPQSLRLYSPGPDTSISRQLGRYIHLIDSVYLPEFPVVMMDALDRDGRWGDHREFVRAGVAGVRLIESAEDLSIQNSTADTWTLVDFDYLRKMAQLNLASLANMAAAPGQPDAPAVSPGDAPGSYRVVWDVDANAAGYAVVFRPLNTMTYDEAMFHYVGVENAGNLLIPDLNPSVTYAVSLAALDTGGRIGVFSPEVLTGP; from the coding sequence ATGGGGGCGTCATCAAGCCAGGCGCTGCCTACGATTGTGCCCTCGGCGGTGCGCGTGTTGACGCTGGATGATTTGCGGGCACAGGCAGCAAGGCCGGTTAATTTCGGGGGGGACGCGCCGGTCGGTCTGGCGCTGAACCCGGAGATTGTGGCGATGCTGGAAGAGGTGTCGCGCCAGAATTTGATTGCCTATGTGCGTCAGTTGGAGAGTTTTGGCACGCGCAACACGTTTAGTGCGATTGATCAGCCCGATTTTGGTATTGGCGCGGCGCGGGATTGGATTTTGTCTGAGATGACGCGCGTGGGGGGCGGGCGGCTGCAAGTGAGTTTCCAGGATTACCCGATGGCGTTTGAGGGGGTGTCCAATACGCAGCGGAATGTGGTGGGGGTGTTGCCGGGGACGGGGTGGCACGCGGGCGTTGTGGTGATGGTGGCGAATTATGATACGCGGGCGGAGGATTGGCTGGATGGGGAGAGTCTGGCTCCGGGCGCCGATGATAATGCCAGCGGGGTGGCGGCGCTGCTGGAAGTGGCGCGGGTGATGAGTGCGCGGGAGTGGTCGCAGACGGTGATTTTCGTGGCGACGACGGCGGAGGAGCAGGGGACGTATGGGGCGCGCAATTTTGTGCAGACGGCGCTGGCGAATGGGGTGCGGATTGATGCGGCAATTAACAATGATATGGTGGGGGGACGTGCCGGCATTCCCCAATCCCTCCGCCTTTACTCTCCTGGCCCGGATACCTCCATTTCGCGCCAACTGGGGCGATACATCCACCTGATTGACTCCGTTTATTTGCCCGAATTTCCCGTGGTTATGATGGATGCCCTGGATCGGGATGGCCGCTGGGGCGACCACCGCGAATTTGTGCGCGCGGGCGTGGCCGGCGTGCGCCTCATTGAGTCCGCGGAAGATCTTTCCATCCAGAATTCGACGGCGGACACCTGGACGCTGGTTGATTTTGACTATTTGCGCAAGATGGCGCAGCTTAATCTGGCCTCGCTGGCGAACATGGCCGCCGCGCCGGGGCAACCGGACGCGCCCGCCGTCTCGCCGGGGGATGCGCCGGGCAGTTACCGCGTGGTGTGGGATGTGGACGCGAACGCGGCGGGGTATGCGGTGGTGTTCCGCCCGCTGAATACGATGACGTATGACGAGGCGATGTTTCATTATGTGGGGGTGGAAAATGCCGGCAATCTCCTCATCCCCGACCTCAATCCCTCCGTCACCTACGCCGTCTCCCTCGCGGCACTGGACACCGGCGGGCGCATCGGCGTCTTCTCCCCCGAAGTCCTCACCGGCCCCTAA
- a CDS encoding PEBP family protein, which translates to MTRNTMLLVLLWISVLLLAGCGGDEMPASPNKEADAPVQNAAPAQPSNATGGTTTIKGEVWADNWFAFYAGEQLIQEDSVPITTERSFNAETFTFDASYPLVLNFIVKDYKENDTGLEYIGTNRQQMGDGGFIAQFTDAITGELIAATDAAWSCLVIQEAPLDKSCEREANPVAGQAPCDFMAMDEPANWKRADFDASAWAGATVYTAAQVGPKDGYEQIRWNQAANLIWGPDLETNNTLLCRVVVAGP; encoded by the coding sequence ATGACAAGAAATACCATGCTGCTTGTATTATTATGGATAAGTGTGCTGCTGCTGGCGGGGTGTGGGGGTGATGAAATGCCGGCATCTCCCAACAAAGAAGCGGATGCGCCTGTTCAGAATGCCGCGCCGGCGCAACCATCCAACGCCACCGGGGGCACAACAACCATCAAAGGGGAAGTTTGGGCGGACAACTGGTTTGCTTTTTATGCGGGAGAGCAACTGATCCAGGAGGATTCGGTCCCCATCACCACGGAGCGCTCCTTTAACGCGGAAACCTTCACCTTTGACGCTTCTTATCCACTTGTCCTCAACTTTATCGTCAAAGATTATAAGGAAAACGACACCGGCCTGGAGTACATTGGCACAAACCGGCAGCAAATGGGAGATGGCGGCTTTATTGCCCAGTTTACCGATGCGATTACGGGAGAACTGATCGCCGCCACGGATGCCGCCTGGTCCTGCCTTGTCATTCAAGAAGCGCCGCTGGATAAATCTTGTGAGCGGGAGGCAAACCCCGTTGCCGGCCAGGCTCCCTGTGACTTTATGGCAATGGATGAACCGGCTAACTGGAAGCGCGCCGACTTTGACGCCTCCGCCTGGGCCGGGGCCACTGTCTACACGGCGGCGCAGGTTGGTCCCAAGGATGGATACGAGCAAATACGGTGGAATCAGGCGGCAAACCTGATCTGGGGACCCGATTTGGAAACGAACAATACGCTCTTGTGTCGCGTCGTCGTTGCCGGACCCTGA
- a CDS encoding polyphosphate kinase 2 family protein — MEVQMSDLQVSDSHQMPPGVEVDLARCPTKAKPFHQDRAAAEAEFKALRDELVAWQVRLYAEGRQKLLIVLQAMDAGGKDGTIRRVFQGVNPQGVQVTSFKVPTAAELAHDFLWRVHQRVPGSGMIGVFNRSHYEDVLVVRVHNIVPESDWRPRYEQINQFERLLVDTGTTVLKFYLHISKEEQRQRFQERLDDPQKQWKFSLEDVEKRRFWEDYMAAYGEMLTRCTTVAAPWHVIPADQKWYRNLAIARVIVGTLRGMNPRFPAPADDLAGVVVT; from the coding sequence ATGGAGGTTCAGATGTCTGATTTGCAGGTAAGTGATAGTCACCAGATGCCACCGGGAGTAGAAGTAGACCTGGCGCGGTGTCCCACGAAAGCAAAGCCGTTTCACCAGGATCGCGCGGCGGCGGAGGCGGAGTTTAAGGCGCTGCGGGATGAGTTGGTCGCCTGGCAGGTGCGGCTCTATGCGGAAGGGCGGCAAAAGCTGTTGATTGTGCTGCAAGCGATGGATGCCGGGGGCAAGGACGGCACCATTCGGCGCGTTTTCCAGGGCGTGAATCCGCAGGGTGTGCAGGTCACGTCCTTCAAGGTTCCCACGGCGGCGGAACTGGCGCATGATTTTCTCTGGCGCGTGCATCAGCGGGTTCCGGGCAGCGGCATGATCGGCGTCTTCAACCGCTCCCATTATGAGGATGTGCTGGTCGTGCGCGTGCACAACATTGTGCCCGAAAGCGACTGGCGTCCCCGCTACGAGCAGATCAACCAGTTTGAGCGATTGCTGGTGGACACGGGCACGACGGTTCTCAAGTTCTATTTGCACATCTCCAAAGAGGAGCAGCGGCAACGCTTTCAGGAGCGGCTGGATGATCCACAGAAGCAGTGGAAGTTTTCTCTGGAGGATGTGGAAAAGCGGCGATTCTGGGAGGATTACATGGCGGCGTATGGCGAGATGCTCACGCGCTGTACGACGGTTGCCGCGCCCTGGCATGTCATTCCGGCGGACCAGAAGTGGTATCGTAATCTGGCGATTGCTCGCGTGATTGTGGGGACACTGCGAGGGATGAACCCGCGGTTTCCCGCGCCGGCGGATGATCTGGCAGGCGTCGTCGTGACGTAA
- a CDS encoding zinc ribbon domain-containing protein → MTIPSLDTIIAYATLIAAVLGALLAAVWLSLVIWTFRDMRLRSRDPFAQIFAALVVAALPVVGIVIYLILRPPETLAAVYERALEEEALLQEIEERPHCPGCSRTVEPRWLLCPHCHTRVRKRCPDCEELMELQWNLCPYCGSQHIDPYVAGQAPGFDYSQEPVVAGAFSNSEGNGTATTEESEFN, encoded by the coding sequence ATGACCATTCCCTCCCTGGACACCATCATCGCCTATGCCACGCTCATCGCCGCCGTTTTGGGGGCGCTCCTGGCCGCTGTCTGGCTCAGCCTGGTCATCTGGACCTTCCGCGACATGCGCTTGCGCTCCCGCGATCCCTTCGCCCAGATTTTCGCCGCGCTCGTGGTTGCCGCGCTGCCTGTGGTGGGCATTGTCATCTACCTGATTTTGCGCCCACCGGAAACGTTGGCCGCTGTTTATGAGCGGGCACTGGAAGAAGAAGCGCTGCTGCAAGAAATCGAGGAGCGTCCCCACTGCCCCGGCTGCTCACGCACGGTGGAGCCGCGCTGGCTGCTCTGCCCGCACTGCCATACACGGGTACGCAAACGCTGTCCGGACTGTGAGGAGTTGATGGAGTTGCAATGGAATTTGTGCCCGTACTGTGGCAGTCAGCACATTGACCCCTATGTGGCGGGTCAAGCCCCTGGCTTTGACTATTCGCAGGAGCCTGTCGTGGCCGGCGCGTTCAGCAATAGCGAAGGGAATGGCACGGCCACCACGGAAGAATCGGAATTTAACTGA
- a CDS encoding metalloregulator ArsR/SmtB family transcription factor, whose protein sequence is MSQDSFETLLNFFKVLGNETRLKLLGLLANETRSVGELAAMLDLREPTISHHLHMMREFGLVDVEAAGNVRIYRLNTKFLESMSADLLSQERLANLAQDVVGDEWERKVLKTFLDGERITAIPAQYKKQLVVIKWLVDKFEMDRRYTEREVNEIIKQHHQDSAWFRRSFIDHGLMQRENSVYWRVSAAPTAS, encoded by the coding sequence ATGAGTCAAGACAGTTTCGAGACGCTGCTCAACTTTTTCAAGGTATTGGGCAACGAGACGCGGCTGAAGCTGCTGGGTTTATTAGCCAACGAAACGCGTAGCGTGGGGGAGTTGGCGGCCATGCTGGACCTGCGCGAGCCAACCATTTCCCACCATCTACACATGATGCGCGAGTTTGGTCTCGTGGACGTAGAGGCGGCGGGCAACGTGCGCATCTATCGTCTGAACACCAAATTTCTGGAAAGCATGAGCGCGGACCTGCTCAGCCAGGAGAGGCTGGCAAACCTGGCGCAGGATGTCGTTGGTGACGAGTGGGAGCGCAAGGTGCTGAAAACTTTCCTCGATGGTGAGCGCATCACGGCCATCCCGGCGCAGTACAAAAAGCAGCTTGTGGTCATTAAATGGCTGGTGGACAAGTTTGAGATGGACCGGCGGTATACGGAACGCGAGGTGAATGAGATCATCAAGCAGCACCACCAGGATTCCGCCTGGTTCCGCCGTTCGTTCATTGACCACGGCCTGATGCAGCGGGAAAACAGCGTCTATTGGCGCGTATCCGCCGCGCCAACGGCATCATAA
- a CDS encoding nitroreductase family protein has product MKAEEARFLPLVFTEYAPDEMRARAAAFYELMRRRRTVRDFSDRPVAREIIEDCVRNAGTAPNGANMQPWHFVIVSDPAIKRQIRLAAEAEEQEFYQNRAPAEWLAALAPLGTDAHKPFLETAPYLITIFAQSYGLLPDGRKVKHYYAQESVGIATGFLIAALHYAGLATLTHTPSPMNFLNDILGRPANERPFLLLVVGYPAANAQVPDIRKKPLAEIATFL; this is encoded by the coding sequence ATGAAGGCGGAAGAGGCGCGGTTTTTGCCGCTGGTGTTTACGGAGTATGCGCCGGATGAGATGCGGGCGCGGGCGGCGGCGTTTTATGAGCTGATGCGCCGGCGGCGCACGGTGCGCGATTTTTCGGATCGGCCGGTGGCGCGGGAGATTATTGAGGATTGTGTGCGAAATGCCGGCACAGCCCCCAACGGCGCCAATATGCAACCCTGGCACTTCGTCATCGTCAGCGACCCGGCCATCAAGCGACAAATCCGCCTCGCCGCCGAAGCGGAAGAGCAGGAATTCTACCAGAACCGCGCCCCCGCCGAATGGCTCGCCGCCCTCGCCCCGCTGGGCACGGACGCCCACAAACCCTTCCTGGAAACCGCCCCCTACCTCATCACCATCTTTGCCCAATCCTACGGCCTCCTCCCCGATGGGCGCAAAGTCAAGCACTACTACGCGCAAGAGTCCGTGGGCATCGCCACCGGTTTCCTCATTGCCGCCCTGCATTATGCCGGCCTCGCCACCCTCACGCACACCCCCAGCCCCATGAACTTCCTCAACGACATCCTCGGCCGCCCGGCCAACGAACGCCCCTTCCTGCTCCTCGTCGTCGGCTACCCCGCCGCCAATGCCCAGGTCCCCGACATCCGCAAAAAGCCCCTCGCGGAAATCGCCACTTTTTTGTAA
- a CDS encoding amino acid ABC transporter ATP-binding protein, which yields MIVINNLHKYFGNVQAVKSVNLTIRRGEVVVVVGPSGSGKSTVLRCINHLEVPTLGEVWIDGIHLEAKGTNINHVRAEVGMVFQQFNLFAHLTALENITIAQRLVRKRDKAEATRIAMQQLERVGIPDKASAYPRQLSGGQQQRVAIARSLAMNPKIMLFDEPTSALDPEMIKEVLDVMLDLAREGMTMVVVTHEMGFARAAADRVVFMDDGQVIEVASPDNLYTNPQHDRTRLFLSKILTH from the coding sequence ATCATCGTCATCAACAACCTGCACAAATACTTCGGCAATGTGCAGGCCGTCAAATCCGTGAATCTGACCATACGGCGCGGCGAAGTCGTCGTCGTCGTCGGCCCCAGCGGGTCCGGCAAAAGCACCGTGCTGCGCTGCATCAACCACCTGGAAGTGCCCACGCTGGGCGAAGTGTGGATAGACGGCATACACCTGGAAGCCAAAGGCACGAATATCAACCACGTGCGCGCCGAAGTGGGTATGGTCTTCCAACAATTCAACCTGTTCGCCCACCTCACCGCCCTGGAAAACATCACCATCGCCCAGCGGCTGGTGCGCAAGCGGGACAAGGCGGAGGCGACGCGCATCGCCATGCAGCAATTGGAGCGCGTGGGCATTCCCGACAAGGCCAGCGCCTATCCGCGCCAGTTGTCCGGCGGGCAGCAGCAGCGCGTCGCCATTGCCCGCTCCCTGGCGATGAATCCCAAGATCATGCTGTTCGACGAGCCGACCAGCGCCCTGGATCCGGAAATGATCAAGGAGGTGCTGGACGTGATGCTCGATCTGGCGCGGGAAGGGATGACGATGGTCGTGGTCACGCATGAGATGGGCTTTGCCCGGGCCGCGGCGGACCGCGTGGTCTTTATGGATGACGGACAGGTGATTGAGGTGGCTTCGCCCGATAACCTGTATACGAATCCACAGCATGATCGTACCAGGCTGTTCTTGAGTAAAATTTTAACGCATTAA